The following coding sequences are from one Lolium rigidum isolate FL_2022 chromosome 6, APGP_CSIRO_Lrig_0.1, whole genome shotgun sequence window:
- the LOC124668033 gene encoding geranylgeranyl pyrophosphate synthase 7, chloroplastic-like codes for MEKVTCCCLRNGAPSRSYFKPSLPYTIARSTSPPLPLCRRSTSMFRCILNNPKRATGNSVVDVTAGRNTRPRGGFSFDFEQYMSANGKAVHEALDRALPVCQPERLNESMRYSVLAGGKRVRPVLAIAACELVGGSAAAATPVACAVEMVHTMSLIHDDMPCMDDDALRRGRPANHVAFGEYTALLSGDALLALAFEHLARGCADLGVVPAERALRAVAELGNAAGAGGVAAGQVADKASEGKPVSLAMLEYIHLHKTARLIEAAAVCGAIVGGGTDGQIESVRRYARSVGLLFQVVDDVLDVTRTSEQLGKTAGKDQAADKATYPKLLGVEQAQAYMAELLAMAEAELQGFDAERAAPLHHLARFIAYRQN; via the coding sequence ATGGAGAAGGTGACATGCTGCTGCCTCCGGAATGGAGCACCGTCCCGAAGTTACTTCAAGCCCTCACTACCCTACACCATTGCGCGATCCACATCGCCACCACTGCCACTGTGCAGGCGTTCCACCTCCATGTTCCGCTGCATCCTGAACAACCCCAAGAGAGCCACCGGGAACAGTGTCGTCGACGTCACCGCCGGCCGCAACACGAGGCCGCGGGGTGGATTCAGCTTCGACTTCGAGCAGTACATGTCTGCCAACGGCAAGGCCGTGCACGAAGCGCTGGACCGCGCCCTGCCTGTTTGCCAGCCGGAGCGCCTCAACGAGTCCATGCGCTACTCCGTCCTCGCTGGCGGCAAGCGTGTGCGCCCCGTCCTCGCCATCGCCGCGTGCGAGCTCGTCGGCGGCTCCGCGGCAGCGGCCACCCCCGTCGCCTGCGCCGTGGAGATGGTCCACACCATGTCGCTCATCCACGACGACATGCCGTGCATGGACGACGACGCCCTTCGCCGCGGCCGCCCGGCTAACCACGTCGCCTTCGGCGAGTACACCGCGCTGCTCTCGGGCGACGCGCTCCTCGCTCTGGCGTTTGAGCACCTTGCCCGCGGCTGCGCGGACCTGGGTGTTGTCCCCGCGGAGCGCGCGCTTCGGGCCGTGGCCGAGCTCGGGAACGCCGCGGGTGCCGGGGGCGTGGCCGCCGGACAGGTCGCCGACAAGGCGTCCGAGGGCAAGCCCGTGAGCCTCGCCATGCTGGAGTATATCCACCTACACAAAACCGCGCGGCTCATCGAGGCCGCAGCCGTGTGCGGCGCCATTGTTGGTGGAGGTACGGACGGCCAGATTGAGAGTGTCCGGCGGTACGCGCGCTCCGTCGGCCTCCTCTTCCAGGTGGTGGACGACGTGCTGGACGTGACGCGCACGTCGGAGCAGCTCGGGAAGACGGCGGGTAAGGACCAAGCAGCCGACAAGGCCACGTACCCGAAGCTGCTGGGCGTCGAGCAGGCGCAGGCCTACATGGCCGAGCTCCTGGCGATGGCCGAGGCGGAGCTCCAGGGGTTCGACGCCGAGCGCGCCGCGCCGCTACACCATCTGGCAAGGTTCATTGCCTACAGGCAGAACTGA